The following proteins are encoded in a genomic region of Enterocloster clostridioformis:
- the pstB gene encoding phosphate ABC transporter ATP-binding protein PstB, with protein sequence MESKTKISTRNLNLYYGENHALKNINLDLYEHKITAFIGPSGCGKSTYLKTLNRMNDLVPGVKIDGTVLLDDEDIYDSQVDTTLLRKKIGMVFQQPNPFPMSIYDNIAYGPRIHGIKNKAQLDEIVESSLKGAALWDEVSDRLKKSALGLSGGQQQRLCIARALAVEPEVLLMDEPTSALDPISTLKIEDLMDDLKSKYTVAIVTHNMQQATRIADHTAFFLVGEVVEYATTDELFTMPKDKRTEDYITGRFG encoded by the coding sequence GTGGAAAGCAAAACAAAGATTTCAACCCGGAATCTGAACCTGTACTACGGGGAGAATCATGCCCTTAAAAACATAAACCTTGATTTGTATGAACATAAGATTACTGCCTTCATAGGGCCGTCAGGCTGCGGCAAGTCCACTTACCTGAAGACACTGAACCGCATGAACGACCTGGTGCCGGGCGTTAAGATAGATGGGACCGTTCTCCTGGATGATGAGGATATTTATGATTCCCAGGTGGATACCACCCTGCTGAGAAAGAAAATCGGCATGGTATTCCAGCAGCCGAATCCTTTTCCCATGAGTATCTATGACAACATTGCCTATGGACCCAGAATCCATGGCATTAAGAATAAGGCCCAGCTGGATGAGATTGTGGAGAGCAGCCTTAAGGGGGCGGCCCTGTGGGATGAGGTCTCTGACCGTCTGAAGAAATCAGCTCTGGGACTGTCCGGCGGACAGCAGCAGCGCCTCTGTATCGCCAGGGCCCTGGCCGTGGAGCCGGAGGTCCTTCTGATGGATGAACCCACATCCGCCCTGGACCCCATATCCACCCTGAAGATTGAGGATCTGATGGATGATCTTAAGAGCAAATATACGGTGGCCATTGTGACCCATAACATGCAGCAGGCCACGCGTATAGCGGACCACACTGCATTTTTCCTGGTGGGAGAGGTAGTGGAGTATGCGACTACGGACGAACTTTTCACCATGCCGAAGGATAAAAGGACAGAAGACTATATTACAGGCCGTTTCGGATGA